A genomic region of Paralichthys olivaceus isolate ysfri-2021 chromosome 18, ASM2471397v2, whole genome shotgun sequence contains the following coding sequences:
- the abraxas1 gene encoding BRCA1-A complex subunit Abraxas 1 isoform X1: MAEPTVRVSGIVLSSLMFQHLNSDADSEGLVLGQSSFEEQVTISDSQADHIHIEEIYNIQKHVSCHSPNSFYNSVGDVNMETLHKVLADNKQESVIGWYRQRRNTDQRMTFREKIVHENLKTSLSNPHMVFVLLTPSKLTSPGSTHRTEYAAFISRSRTFLNIPVHVTNLGLLEQLAYWKVPTSCSAAGYNLTMKKHGSRFFSSNGLLREVNEVNKMNDSLQLELQKACSDVEESESLVETLQAEVSALRRRVREKRQNGAGEETVNDRTPEHKNNLRLREALAALFTSSPLFHTQTLTLEAFPVPAVGMSDAPASNETNCRKRPRAASVGGERKRSNVT, from the exons ATGGCGGAGCCCACGGTCCGTGTTTCCGGGATCGTTCTTTCTTCTCTGATGTTTCAGCATCTGAACAGTGACGCGGACTCG GAGGGTCTGGTCCTGGGACAGAGCAGCTTCGAGGAGCAGGTGACCATCAGTGACTCTCAGGCTGATCACATCCACATCGAGGAGATCTACA ATATTCAGAAGCACGTCAGCtgtcacagcccgaacag TTTTTACAACAGTGTGGGAGACGTGAACATGGAGACGCTGCACAAAGTCCTTGCAGACAACAAGCAG GAGAGCGTGATTGGCTGGTACAGACAGCGACGGAACACAGATCAGAGGATGACGTTCAGGGAAAAGATCGTCCACGAGAACCTGAAGACGTCTCTGTCCAACCCTCACAtggtgtttgtgctgctgaCGCCCAGTAAACTGACGTCTCCGGGGTCGACTCACAGGACGGAGTACGCTGCCTTCATCTCCCGCAGCAG GACGTTCCTCAACATTCCCGTCCACGTCACTAACCTGGGTTTACTGGAGCAACTGGCGTACTGGAAGGTGCCAACTTCCTGTTCAGCAGCAGGTTATAACCTCACCATGAAGAAACACGG CTCCAGGTTCTTCTCCTCTAACGGGCTCCTGAGAGAAGTCAACGAAGTGAATAAAATGAACGACTCTCTGCAGTTGGAGCTGCAG AAAGCGTGCAGCGACGTGGAGGAGAGCGAGAGTCTGGTGGAAACGCTGCAGGCTGAAGTTTCAGCGCTGAGGAGGAGAGTCCGAGAGAAGCGGCAGAACGGAGCGGGGGAAG AAACCGTCAACGATCGGACGCCTGAACACAAGAACAACCTGCGGCTGCGTGAGGCGCTCGCAGCTCTGTTCACCAGCTCGCCGCTCTTCCACACACAGACTCTAACTCTGGAGGCGTTTCCTGTTCCTGCCGTCGGGATGAGCGACGCTCCAGCCTCCAATGAGACAAACTGTCGGAAGAGGCCCAGAGCGGCGTCAGTGGGGGGGGAGAGGAAACGCAGTAATGTCACATGA
- the abraxas1 gene encoding BRCA1-A complex subunit Abraxas 1 isoform X2: MFSLQEGLVLGQSSFEEQVTISDSQADHIHIEEIYNIQKHVSCHSPNSFYNSVGDVNMETLHKVLADNKQESVIGWYRQRRNTDQRMTFREKIVHENLKTSLSNPHMVFVLLTPSKLTSPGSTHRTEYAAFISRSRTFLNIPVHVTNLGLLEQLAYWKVPTSCSAAGYNLTMKKHGSRFFSSNGLLREVNEVNKMNDSLQLELQKACSDVEESESLVETLQAEVSALRRRVREKRQNGAGEETVNDRTPEHKNNLRLREALAALFTSSPLFHTQTLTLEAFPVPAVGMSDAPASNETNCRKRPRAASVGGERKRSNVT, translated from the exons ATGTTCTCGCTGCAGGAGGGTCTGGTCCTGGGACAGAGCAGCTTCGAGGAGCAGGTGACCATCAGTGACTCTCAGGCTGATCACATCCACATCGAGGAGATCTACA ATATTCAGAAGCACGTCAGCtgtcacagcccgaacag TTTTTACAACAGTGTGGGAGACGTGAACATGGAGACGCTGCACAAAGTCCTTGCAGACAACAAGCAG GAGAGCGTGATTGGCTGGTACAGACAGCGACGGAACACAGATCAGAGGATGACGTTCAGGGAAAAGATCGTCCACGAGAACCTGAAGACGTCTCTGTCCAACCCTCACAtggtgtttgtgctgctgaCGCCCAGTAAACTGACGTCTCCGGGGTCGACTCACAGGACGGAGTACGCTGCCTTCATCTCCCGCAGCAG GACGTTCCTCAACATTCCCGTCCACGTCACTAACCTGGGTTTACTGGAGCAACTGGCGTACTGGAAGGTGCCAACTTCCTGTTCAGCAGCAGGTTATAACCTCACCATGAAGAAACACGG CTCCAGGTTCTTCTCCTCTAACGGGCTCCTGAGAGAAGTCAACGAAGTGAATAAAATGAACGACTCTCTGCAGTTGGAGCTGCAG AAAGCGTGCAGCGACGTGGAGGAGAGCGAGAGTCTGGTGGAAACGCTGCAGGCTGAAGTTTCAGCGCTGAGGAGGAGAGTCCGAGAGAAGCGGCAGAACGGAGCGGGGGAAG AAACCGTCAACGATCGGACGCCTGAACACAAGAACAACCTGCGGCTGCGTGAGGCGCTCGCAGCTCTGTTCACCAGCTCGCCGCTCTTCCACACACAGACTCTAACTCTGGAGGCGTTTCCTGTTCCTGCCGTCGGGATGAGCGACGCTCCAGCCTCCAATGAGACAAACTGTCGGAAGAGGCCCAGAGCGGCGTCAGTGGGGGGGGAGAGGAAACGCAGTAATGTCACATGA
- the mrps18c gene encoding small ribosomal subunit protein bS18m, with protein sequence MFPLRLSLRLNSILSQRGNSSLRTVTSHAVQRKDDVLVKMENPFKQAQTGCVLCNVHVDFKNTQLLSQFISPHTGRIYGRHITGLCGRKQKEISKAIKKAHSMGFMSVTHKHPQFMRDPNICGIKHLH encoded by the exons ATGTTCCCTCTGAGATTGTCGCTGCGCTTAAACTCGATTTTATCTCAACGTGGAAACTCGA GTCTGAGGACCGTGACGTCACACGCGGTCCAACGAAAAGATGACGTG ctCGTGAAGATGGAAAATCCGTTTAAACAGGCTCAGACCGGATGTGTCCTGTGTAACGTGCACGTGGATTTTAAGAACACCCAG CTGCTGTCTCAGTTCATCTCCCCTCACACAGGCAGGATCTACGGCCGACACATCACAG GTTTGTGTGGAAGAAAACAGAAGGAAATCTCCAAGGCCATAAAGAAAGCTCACTCCATGG GTTTCATGTCGGTGACTCACAAACACCCACAGTTCATGAGGGATCCCAACATCTGTGGCATCAAACATCTGCATTAG